The Aliivibrio salmonicida LFI1238 genome contains the following window.
TTGCTCTAGAAGACGGTTATATTTATTTTCAAGCTGAAGCACAAGTGCTTTCAGCTCGTCAATGGTATCAGGAAGTGGTTTTATTTTATCAATCATGTAGATGACTATATAACGATAATACAGGTAATCAATCGGTTGCCTCCTATTCTTGACTGAGAATCAACTATTTAAAGGGTTGTTTGATAATGTACCGGTTGATGTCCTAAGATATCAAAACCTTGTAATAGCAGTGTCAGTTGCTGCTCTGATAATGCTAACGTATCGTTATTTATATTTCGTGGCCATTTGAAGCGGTCTTCATCTAATCGCTTGTACCATAAAGCGAATCCTGTTTTATCCCAATACAATATTTTGAGTTTATCACGAGGCTTATTGCAAAATATAAATAGAGCATCACTAAACGGTGATAGTTGCATTTCTTGCTCAACAATCACGACAAGGCCATTAATGGCCTTGCGAAAATCGACAAAATCACGATGAAGATAAATGGTGGAAACATCAGTAAATACATTCATGATTGATACCCTTTTAATAAGAGTCCT
Protein-coding sequences here:
- the tnpB gene encoding IS66 family insertion sequence element accessory protein TnpB (TnpB, as the term is used for proteins encoded by IS66 family insertion elements, is considered an accessory protein, since TnpC, encoded by a neighboring gene, is a DDE family transposase.) translates to MNVFTDVSTIYLHRDFVDFRKAINGLVVIVEQEMQLSPFSDALFIFCNKPRDKLKILYWDKTGFALWYKRLDEDRFKWPRNINNDTLALSEQQLTLLLQGFDILGHQPVHYQTTL